In the Candidatus Brocadiia bacterium genome, one interval contains:
- the rny gene encoding ribonuclease Y — MENLITIIVGVLGLGVGAVVVYFISSTQKKKVNKVADQIIAEAKEESERIKKAGALASKEEVYRLKEQLNHDAQEERNELKAFERRLLKREDALDHKVESLQRREKYIENLEKSSEQKLRDMEAKTKELTDLINEEKKTLYNISGLNKEEATRILLSKMESELQSEIVGMVNKYRAKARETTEGEAKKVISLAIQRCAAEHTAQNTVSTVDLPNEDMKGRIIGREGRNIRAFEKAAGVDVIVDDTPGVLVISSFDSVKREIARRSMEKLIIDGRIHPGRIEEIVEATRKEVEDVIQQTGKQTCYDLNILNINPKLVTMLGRLRFRTSYGQNILQHSIEVAYLTETMASELKLNPELARRCGLLHDIGKATDQVEEGTHPGLGAELARRCEERPEIVDAIEKHHDTMNPEFVYTVLVAAADAISAARPGARRETVDKYIKRLERLEAIATAYQGVENAFAIQAGREIRVIVNSGQIDDSQATIISRNIANDIEKELKYPGEIKVTVVRETRAIEYAR; from the coding sequence ATGGAAAACTTAATAACCATTATTGTTGGTGTCTTAGGGCTTGGCGTCGGGGCCGTAGTAGTTTACTTTATCTCCTCTACCCAGAAAAAAAAGGTCAATAAAGTAGCCGACCAAATCATCGCCGAGGCCAAGGAGGAATCTGAACGCATAAAAAAGGCGGGCGCGCTGGCCTCTAAAGAAGAGGTTTACCGGCTCAAGGAGCAGCTTAACCACGATGCGCAGGAAGAGCGCAATGAACTTAAGGCTTTCGAACGAAGACTGCTCAAGCGCGAGGATGCCTTAGACCACAAAGTCGAGTCACTCCAGCGTCGGGAAAAATACATAGAAAATCTAGAGAAATCATCCGAACAAAAGCTAAGGGATATGGAGGCAAAAACAAAGGAACTTACGGATTTAATCAACGAGGAAAAGAAAACCCTTTACAACATCTCCGGCCTCAATAAAGAAGAAGCCACCAGAATTCTGCTCAGTAAAATGGAAAGCGAACTGCAGAGCGAGATAGTAGGCATGGTAAATAAATACCGCGCTAAAGCTCGCGAAACAACCGAAGGTGAAGCGAAGAAAGTCATCAGTCTGGCCATCCAGCGATGCGCCGCCGAACATACCGCACAGAACACCGTTTCCACGGTTGACCTGCCTAACGAAGATATGAAAGGCCGCATCATCGGACGCGAAGGCCGGAATATCCGGGCGTTCGAAAAAGCAGCCGGGGTCGACGTCATCGTGGATGACACGCCCGGCGTCCTGGTTATCTCGTCATTTGACAGCGTCAAACGTGAAATCGCCCGGCGCTCCATGGAAAAATTAATCATCGACGGCAGAATACATCCCGGCCGTATCGAAGAAATAGTCGAAGCCACCCGGAAAGAAGTCGAAGACGTCATCCAGCAAACAGGCAAGCAAACCTGCTATGACCTTAACATACTCAATATCAACCCCAAATTAGTCACCATGCTGGGCCGGCTCCGCTTCAGGACAAGCTACGGCCAGAACATCCTGCAACACTCGATTGAGGTGGCTTACCTAACTGAAACTATGGCATCCGAATTAAAACTTAATCCGGAATTAGCCCGGCGCTGCGGCCTGCTCCACGATATCGGCAAGGCCACCGACCAGGTCGAAGAAGGCACCCATCCGGGATTGGGCGCTGAACTGGCCCGGCGTTGCGAGGAAAGGCCCGAGATTGTCGACGCCATAGAAAAACACCACGATACCATGAACCCCGAATTTGTTTACACCGTGCTGGTAGCCGCGGCCGACGCTATTTCGGCGGCCCGACCCGGCGCCCGGCGCGAGACAGTCGATAAATATATCAAACGGCTTGAACGGCTGGAAGCTATTGCCACGGCTTACCAGGGCGTGGAAAACGCTTTCGCCATACAGGCCGGCAGGGAAATCCGCGTTATCGTCAACTCCGGACAGATTGATGACAGCCAGGCGACAATCATCAGCCGCAATATCGCAAATGATATCGAGAAAGAGCTGAAATACCCCGGCGAAATCAAGGTCACGGTCGTCCGCGAAACCAGAGCCATCGAATACGCCAGATAA
- the eno gene encoding phosphopyruvate hydratase, with translation MSKIDCVFGREILDSRGNPTVEADVLLASGLMGRGAAPSGASTGEHEALELRDGDAKRYLGKGVLKAVDNINRLIAPALKGKDVLKLEELDKLMIKLDGTETKSKLGANATTAVSMAIARAGAAYKKLPLYQYLGDTQAVTLPVPFMNIINGGAHADNSLDIQEFMIVPRGAKSFAQALRMGAETFHNLKKVLKEKGYQTGVGDEGGFAPSLKSHEEAFECIIKAIEKAGYKPKDDIALAIDSAASEFFSAEGGSASGGDGKYVFKKSSKAALNSEQIVDYYSKLCQSYPIISIEDGMAQDDWAGWKLLTEKLGKKIQIVGDDVFVTNPVRLKRGIEEGVANSILIKVNQIGTVSETLETIRIAERAKYTTMISHRSGETEDTFIADLAVATNSGMIKTGSASRTDRVAKYNQLLRIEEMLGKKAKFFTFKLK, from the coding sequence ATGTCAAAAATAGACTGCGTATTCGGACGTGAGATACTCGATTCGCGCGGCAACCCAACCGTGGAAGCCGATGTCCTGCTGGCCAGCGGGCTGATGGGCCGCGGCGCGGCTCCGTCCGGCGCGTCAACCGGCGAGCACGAGGCGCTGGAACTGCGCGACGGCGATGCCAAACGCTACCTGGGCAAGGGCGTGCTCAAGGCCGTGGATAATATCAACCGCCTCATCGCGCCGGCGCTCAAAGGCAAGGACGTACTCAAGCTGGAAGAGCTTGACAAGCTGATGATAAAGCTGGACGGCACGGAAACCAAGAGCAAGCTCGGCGCCAACGCCACCACAGCCGTGTCTATGGCCATTGCCCGGGCCGGGGCCGCCTACAAAAAACTGCCGCTTTACCAATACCTTGGCGATACGCAGGCCGTCACACTGCCGGTGCCGTTTATGAACATCATCAACGGCGGCGCCCACGCGGATAACAGCCTGGACATCCAGGAATTTATGATTGTGCCCAGAGGCGCCAAATCGTTCGCTCAGGCGCTCCGGATGGGCGCGGAAACTTTCCACAACCTCAAGAAGGTGCTCAAGGAAAAAGGTTACCAGACCGGCGTGGGTGACGAGGGCGGATTCGCGCCATCGCTCAAGAGCCACGAGGAGGCTTTCGAATGCATCATCAAGGCCATCGAAAAGGCCGGCTACAAGCCCAAGGACGATATCGCCCTGGCCATCGACTCCGCGGCCAGCGAGTTCTTCTCCGCCGAAGGCGGATCCGCCTCGGGCGGAGACGGAAAATATGTTTTCAAGAAGTCCAGCAAAGCGGCCTTGAATTCTGAACAAATTGTTGACTACTATAGCAAATTATGCCAAAGTTACCCGATTATTTCCATCGAGGACGGGATGGCTCAGGATGACTGGGCCGGCTGGAAACTTCTAACCGAGAAACTCGGCAAGAAAATCCAGATTGTGGGCGATGATGTTTTCGTCACCAACCCGGTCCGGCTGAAACGTGGCATCGAAGAAGGAGTGGCCAACTCGATATTGATTAAGGTCAACCAGATAGGCACGGTCAGCGAAACGCTCGAGACCATCCGCATCGCGGAACGAGCTAAGTATACCACGATGATATCGCATCGTTCGGGCGAGACCGAGGATACCTTTATCGCCGACCTGGCCGTGGCGACTAATTCGGGAATGATAAAAACCGGCTCGGCTTCACGGACCGACCGGGTGGCCAAGTATAACCAGTTGCTCAGGATTGAAGAGATGCTGGGCAAGAAAGCTAAATTCTTTACTTTTAAGTTAAAATGA
- a CDS encoding SH3 domain-containing protein — protein sequence MKKYLGYGLITCLGIAFSLLFGPAYILKAAEETGKDAKEIKEASAPQEVVEVTAKKLNIRSGPGLNNPDIHTLGKGDKLVVLEDKEGWIKVQLPPNVPCWIHKKYLEIKGEETGLIRGDKVRVRNLPETGEDNVVGFVTEGMSVKLITNKGDWYKITPPETMTGWVNKKYTHYWGTYERYVEEANELARKNQEKASMKTTNEGRFQKAEELYLGEMNKTDLQQDFREALSLYHQVAESAPESEFGKKAKDRIQQIEPRERILQVYRAEIETGAKKKKDLDDKYNQRIISLLKPQQTQTIYDAEGWVDSVGKLYKRPASFKLTKGDEDLFFIKAPPTVNMDDYYKKYVGIVGKVIKIEGWNMKAIIVEKIDILNEK from the coding sequence ATGAAGAAATACTTAGGTTATGGCTTGATAACATGCCTGGGCATAGCTTTTTCACTGCTATTTGGCCCGGCCTATATCCTCAAAGCCGCCGAAGAAACCGGCAAAGACGCTAAGGAAATAAAAGAAGCCTCGGCCCCGCAGGAAGTAGTCGAGGTTACAGCCAAGAAACTTAATATCAGGAGCGGCCCGGGCCTTAATAATCCTGATATTCATACTCTCGGCAAAGGCGATAAACTGGTAGTCCTCGAGGACAAAGAAGGCTGGATAAAGGTTCAGCTTCCGCCTAATGTCCCGTGCTGGATTCACAAAAAATACCTGGAAATCAAGGGCGAGGAAACCGGCCTTATCAGAGGTGATAAAGTCAGGGTCAGAAACCTGCCTGAGACCGGTGAGGATAATGTGGTCGGCTTTGTGACCGAAGGCATGTCGGTAAAGCTTATCACAAACAAAGGCGATTGGTATAAAATCACACCTCCGGAAACAATGACCGGATGGGTCAACAAGAAATATACCCACTACTGGGGAACATACGAACGATATGTAGAAGAAGCCAACGAGTTAGCCCGGAAAAACCAGGAAAAAGCCTCTATGAAGACCACCAACGAAGGCAGATTCCAGAAGGCTGAAGAACTTTACCTGGGGGAAATGAATAAAACTGACCTTCAACAGGATTTCCGCGAGGCGTTATCACTTTATCACCAGGTGGCTGAAAGCGCTCCGGAAAGCGAATTCGGCAAAAAGGCCAAGGACCGTATCCAGCAGATAGAGCCTCGGGAAAGGATACTCCAGGTTTACAGGGCCGAAATCGAAACCGGCGCCAAGAAAAAGAAGGATTTGGACGACAAGTATAACCAGCGCATCATATCGCTCCTGAAACCCCAGCAGACACAAACCATTTATGACGCCGAAGGCTGGGTGGATTCAGTGGGCAAACTTTACAAAAGACCGGCTTCGTTCAAGCTGACCAAAGGCGATGAAGACCTATTCTTCATCAAAGCACCGCCGACCGTAAATATGGATGATTATTACAAGAAGTATGTCGGCATCGTCGGCAAAGTAATCAAAATCGAAGGCTGGAACATGAAAGCTATCATTGTAGAGAAAATAGATATTCTCAACGAAAAATAA
- the scpB gene encoding SMC-Scp complex subunit ScpB, translating to MSETENIKLIIEALLFASDKPLDIKKLKYILGGNVTDEQVKQTIQELKTEYESTPRAFTVFEIANGYQLRTKTDYQPYLVKLKESRSEGVLSNAALETLSIIAYKQPIARAEIEAIRGVDSSAIVRGLMDKKLVKISGRAEELGRPILYGTTNNFLELLGLGSIKDLPKPIELAGRTEEPKTSGTDKNQVRSGENQ from the coding sequence ATGAGCGAAACCGAGAACATAAAGCTGATAATCGAGGCGCTGCTTTTCGCGTCCGATAAGCCGCTGGATATCAAGAAGCTGAAATATATCCTGGGCGGTAATGTCACCGATGAGCAGGTCAAACAAACGATTCAGGAGCTGAAGACCGAATACGAATCAACCCCACGCGCTTTTACCGTATTCGAGATAGCCAACGGATACCAACTGCGCACCAAGACGGATTACCAACCATACCTGGTAAAGCTCAAGGAAAGCCGCTCCGAAGGCGTTCTTTCCAACGCGGCGCTGGAAACCCTGTCCATCATCGCCTACAAACAGCCCATCGCCCGGGCCGAGATAGAAGCCATCCGGGGCGTCGATTCCAGCGCTATTGTCCGCGGGCTGATGGATAAGAAACTGGTCAAGATTTCAGGCCGAGCCGAGGAACTGGGCCGGCCGATATTATACGGAACGACTAATAACTTCCTGGAACTGTTGGGGCTGGGCTCTATCAAGGATTTGCCCAAGCCGATTGAATTAGCAGGTCGGACCGAAGAACCAAAAACCTCCGGCACCGACAAAAACCAAGTAAGGAGTGGTGAAAACCAGTAA
- the xseA gene encoding exodeoxyribonuclease VII large subunit, with the protein MDDSTSDLFAFRNKSPGKPKEPPSGGIPAKRDVLTVTELTRKIKLSLETTFGQVWLSGEVSNLRVPASGHMYFSLKDESAQIRCVMFSSTGKAIKFKVENGMELVVQGRVTVYEKSGDYQIIIDRAEPKGIGSLQLALEQLKTKLAGEGLFDEARKKPLPLLPRRIGIVTSPTGAAIQDIVTIIFRRFPNASIIVCPVKVQGEGAREEIAQAIDDLNAHGDIDVMIVGRGGGSIEDLWAFNEEIVARAIFRSRIPVISAVGHEIDFTIADLVADKRAKTPSEAAEIVVPVADDLAGALEHYHRKLMTRLEHSFKMAKSYLDGLSKRYAWQSLVDKFQQYQQQLDDLSINMAAVIKRRYQGTVDRLGQTAKQLDSLSPTAILIRGYSITKLADGKLLKSVKQVSANDQINTQLKDGNVISKIISKETAT; encoded by the coding sequence ATGGATGACTCCACCAGCGACCTCTTCGCTTTCCGCAACAAAAGCCCCGGCAAACCTAAAGAACCCCCGTCCGGCGGCATACCCGCCAAGCGCGACGTGCTGACCGTCACCGAACTCACCCGCAAGATAAAACTGTCCCTGGAGACAACTTTCGGCCAGGTCTGGCTCAGCGGGGAAGTCTCCAACCTGCGCGTACCCGCTTCCGGCCATATGTATTTCTCGCTCAAGGACGAATCCGCCCAGATAAGATGCGTTATGTTTTCGTCCACCGGGAAAGCCATAAAATTCAAGGTGGAAAACGGGATGGAACTGGTTGTCCAGGGCCGGGTTACGGTCTACGAAAAAAGCGGAGATTACCAGATAATCATCGACCGGGCCGAACCCAAAGGCATCGGCTCCCTGCAACTGGCCCTGGAACAACTTAAAACCAAGCTGGCCGGAGAAGGCCTGTTCGACGAGGCCCGCAAGAAACCGCTGCCGCTGTTGCCCCGGCGCATCGGCATCGTCACCTCACCCACCGGCGCGGCTATCCAGGACATCGTCACCATCATATTCCGGCGCTTTCCCAACGCCTCAATCATAGTCTGCCCGGTAAAAGTCCAGGGCGAAGGCGCCCGCGAAGAAATCGCACAGGCCATTGACGACCTTAACGCCCACGGCGATATCGACGTTATGATTGTCGGCCGGGGCGGCGGCAGTATCGAAGACCTCTGGGCCTTTAACGAGGAAATAGTCGCCCGGGCCATATTCCGCTCCAGGATTCCGGTCATATCCGCCGTCGGCCATGAAATAGATTTCACCATCGCCGACCTGGTGGCCGATAAACGCGCCAAAACGCCATCCGAAGCCGCTGAGATAGTCGTGCCCGTGGCCGACGACCTTGCCGGAGCGCTCGAACACTACCACCGGAAACTTATGACCCGGCTCGAGCACTCCTTCAAAATGGCCAAGTCATACCTGGACGGGCTGTCCAAGCGATACGCCTGGCAGTCGCTCGTAGACAAGTTCCAACAGTACCAGCAACAACTGGACGACCTGTCAATAAATATGGCCGCCGTCATCAAGCGCAGATACCAAGGAACCGTTGACCGGCTGGGCCAAACCGCCAAGCAACTTGACTCCCTCAGCCCGACCGCCATACTCATCCGGGGATATTCCATTACCAAGCTGGCCGACGGCAAACTGCTCAAGTCCGTCAAACAGGTCAGCGCCAACGACCAGATTAATACCCAGCTTAAAGACGGAAACGTCATATCAAAAATAATATCCAAAGAAACGGCGACTTAA
- a CDS encoding 3-hydroxyacyl-ACP dehydratase FabZ family protein, with protein sequence MPSPLLFDLSKLDTHKVIIDKEGIRKLIPHRYEMEQADGVYYFSKEEHILVGFKDVKAEEFWVRGHIPGRPLMPGVLMIEAAAQLSSIYAKLAGGSELADKFMGFAGVDQARFRGTVVPGDKLIIIINCTDLKGRRALFQAQGAVNGKMVFEANIMGMVV encoded by the coding sequence ATGCCGTCGCCTTTGTTGTTCGATTTATCCAAGCTGGATACCCATAAAGTCATCATTGACAAGGAGGGCATCCGCAAGCTTATCCCGCACCGTTACGAGATGGAGCAGGCGGACGGGGTCTATTATTTCAGCAAGGAGGAACATATCCTGGTCGGGTTTAAGGACGTCAAGGCCGAGGAATTCTGGGTCCGGGGCCATATCCCGGGCCGGCCTTTGATGCCCGGAGTGCTGATGATAGAAGCGGCCGCGCAGTTATCCTCGATTTACGCCAAGCTGGCCGGCGGCAGCGAATTGGCTGATAAATTCATGGGCTTTGCCGGCGTTGACCAGGCCCGTTTCCGGGGCACGGTCGTGCCGGGCGACAAGCTTATCATCATCATCAACTGCACCGACCTGAAGGGCCGCCGGGCCTTGTTCCAAGCACAGGGTGCCGTCAACGGCAAAATGGTATTCGAAGCCAATATTATGGGAATGGTGGTATAA
- the xseB gene encoding exodeoxyribonuclease VII small subunit, with the protein MTKQRFEDYLGEVEKIVEELEEGEVDLEKAFEKYDAGVKALKKCYEILGQMEKKLEVLVKDEKGNLTTKPFSLADSPAKSKQK; encoded by the coding sequence ATGACCAAGCAACGATTTGAGGATTATCTGGGCGAGGTGGAAAAGATTGTCGAAGAGCTCGAAGAAGGCGAGGTTGACCTGGAAAAAGCGTTCGAGAAATACGATGCCGGCGTTAAAGCCCTCAAAAAATGCTACGAAATACTCGGCCAGATGGAAAAGAAACTGGAAGTCCTGGTCAAGGACGAAAAAGGCAACCTGACCACCAAGCCTTTCAGCCTGGCTGATTCCCCGGCCAAGTCCAAGCAGAAATAG
- a CDS encoding TIGR00282 family metallophosphoesterase, translating to MRLKILVIGDIVGSPGREILKQKLPGILKAKRINFCIANGENVAGGSGITPLLAEELFSYGINVITTGDHIYKRKEIIPYLQTSLNILRPANYSPYAAGSGSGIYKTAGGVKIGVINLQGRVFMPPSECPFHTVDRLIKDISLQSKIIIVDIHAEATSEKIALGWYLDGKASLVFGTHTHIQTSDERVLPKGTAYITDVGMTGPYESVIGRNTENVLSAFITQMPTHFDVAENDVKLGGAVVTIDSKTGKALDIKRVLIKA from the coding sequence ATGCGCCTGAAGATATTGGTCATCGGTGATATTGTCGGAAGCCCGGGCAGGGAAATCCTCAAGCAGAAACTGCCCGGCATCCTGAAAGCAAAGCGGATAAACTTCTGTATCGCCAACGGTGAAAATGTAGCCGGCGGATCCGGCATCACCCCGCTGCTGGCCGAAGAACTATTCTCCTACGGAATTAATGTGATTACCACCGGAGACCATATCTATAAAAGAAAAGAGATTATCCCTTACCTTCAAACCAGCCTTAATATCCTCAGGCCGGCTAATTATTCACCCTACGCAGCCGGAAGCGGTTCCGGCATATACAAAACCGCCGGCGGCGTAAAAATAGGCGTCATTAACCTGCAGGGCCGGGTATTCATGCCTCCATCAGAATGCCCTTTCCACACAGTCGACCGGTTAATCAAGGATATCAGCCTCCAGTCTAAAATCATCATCGTTGATATCCACGCCGAAGCCACATCGGAGAAAATAGCCCTGGGCTGGTACCTTGACGGCAAGGCAAGTCTCGTCTTCGGGACCCATACCCATATCCAGACCTCGGACGAAAGAGTTCTCCCCAAAGGCACCGCATACATAACCGATGTCGGAATGACCGGGCCGTATGAATCCGTAATCGGCAGAAATACCGAAAATGTTCTTTCCGCATTTATCACCCAGATGCCCACCCACTTTGATGTGGCTGAGAATGACGTTAAATTGGGCGGCGCTGTCGTTACGATTGATTCCAAAACCGGGAAAGCCCTGGATATCAAAAGAGTACTGATTAAAGCCTAG
- a CDS encoding SurA N-terminal domain-containing protein, with translation MLSLKSFRKYERWILLGIVLVTALAFGITGTMLDTCSNGKRDNLAGEVFGKPVTKAEFNSYRARWEAWTDWLLINFQRYPYYIAYMPPYNMTDFEMLKSSREKYLDEVAWNAIILSRLAEKSGISVSENEVSEYIKSSPRLTDQNKNFSIDEYRSLLNNLRVPANVFEQTGAEFLKIAKYYNFMASAVAASTEDSFKDYISKNDEIKIRWATFKPDDYLSKIKTGSPEEIRDYYEKNPPRYEVPLKVRMEHIFVSVDGLKSKIPEPPQPEIEKYFNEHKAVEYKDKTLEQAKEEVKSVIVSRNANDLALELIGNAEKKIVQLSVQDKPVSLESIASEFGLKYSQTGWFATDRTTELEKELGNSPFLRRQLGTFQEKDISDSIKTDKGYLIFRLTGKKDSYLPKLTAQLEEKVSADLRKEKAASSAEGTARRLFQSIITKVGEETNKAISQTGTATLENSAVIGIKKNAFANLTEGVFGIKSSDFIKTTGPLQLENQASSKFLEDIFKLPEGGFDVISDKSTDGKDQVYYLVQVTSRRPTTPSSFYAKQKELTNNAAMEKREKFMNDWKEQTKKEAKLVAYKR, from the coding sequence ATGCTATCTTTAAAATCATTCAGAAAATACGAAAGATGGATACTGTTGGGCATCGTTCTCGTTACCGCGCTGGCCTTCGGCATAACCGGCACCATGCTGGACACCTGCAGTAACGGCAAACGCGATAACTTGGCCGGTGAAGTTTTCGGCAAGCCGGTGACCAAGGCAGAATTCAATAGTTACCGCGCCAGATGGGAAGCCTGGACCGACTGGCTGCTCATCAATTTTCAGAGATACCCATATTACATCGCCTATATGCCGCCTTACAATATGACTGATTTCGAGATGCTGAAAAGCAGCCGCGAAAAATACCTTGATGAGGTGGCCTGGAACGCTATCATCCTATCCCGGCTGGCCGAAAAGTCGGGCATCAGCGTCTCGGAAAATGAGGTCAGCGAATATATAAAATCATCACCCCGGCTGACGGACCAGAATAAGAATTTCAGCATAGATGAATACCGCTCGCTCCTGAACAACCTGAGAGTCCCGGCCAATGTCTTCGAGCAGACCGGCGCGGAGTTTTTAAAGATAGCCAAGTATTATAATTTTATGGCCAGCGCCGTGGCCGCCTCGACCGAAGACTCGTTCAAGGACTATATCAGCAAAAACGACGAGATAAAAATACGCTGGGCAACCTTCAAACCGGATGATTACCTGTCCAAAATCAAAACCGGTTCTCCAGAAGAAATCAGGGATTACTACGAAAAAAACCCCCCGAGATACGAGGTGCCTTTGAAAGTCCGGATGGAACATATCTTTGTGTCCGTTGACGGGCTTAAGAGCAAAATACCTGAACCGCCACAGCCGGAAATAGAGAAATATTTCAACGAGCATAAAGCGGTGGAATATAAGGACAAAACCCTGGAACAGGCCAAAGAAGAGGTGAAATCAGTCATCGTGTCCCGGAATGCCAACGACCTGGCGCTCGAATTAATCGGCAACGCCGAGAAAAAGATAGTCCAGCTGAGCGTCCAGGACAAACCGGTGTCACTGGAAAGCATCGCTTCTGAATTTGGGCTTAAGTACAGCCAAACCGGCTGGTTTGCCACAGACCGGACGACAGAATTAGAAAAAGAACTGGGCAATTCGCCTTTCTTAAGAAGGCAATTGGGCACTTTCCAGGAAAAGGATATCAGCGACAGCATCAAAACAGACAAGGGATACCTGATATTCAGGTTGACCGGCAAAAAGGATTCCTATCTGCCGAAACTAACAGCCCAGCTGGAAGAAAAGGTCTCCGCCGACCTGCGTAAGGAAAAGGCGGCCTCATCAGCTGAAGGCACCGCCAGAAGGCTTTTCCAGTCAATAATAACGAAAGTGGGAGAGGAAACCAACAAGGCCATCAGCCAGACCGGCACCGCCACACTGGAAAATTCGGCGGTTATCGGCATCAAAAAGAACGCCTTCGCCAACCTGACCGAAGGGGTGTTCGGCATAAAATCCAGCGATTTCATCAAGACCACCGGACCGCTTCAGCTGGAAAACCAAGCCAGCAGTAAATTCCTGGAAGATATTTTTAAATTACCGGAAGGCGGATTTGACGTCATCTCCGATAAATCAACGGACGGGAAGGACCAGGTCTATTATCTGGTCCAGGTAACCAGCCGCCGGCCGACAACGCCTTCCAGTTTCTATGCCAAGCAGAAAGAACTGACCAATAATGCGGCCATGGAAAAGCGCGAAAAGTTCATGAATGACTGGAAAGAACAGACAAAAAAGGAAGCTAAATTAGTTGCTTACAAGCGCTAA
- a CDS encoding DUF362 domain-containing protein, translating into MSNKSKISRRDFIRTIGIGIGGIYLAPKLFMPKAFAAGKTKVVIIRNPKMFDEDNKVNEQEVKRAVYEALKVLSGSGSAEELIDSVVPDKTNTIGLKVNAYFGEANNSTRPAVANALAELLVKRSVKPGNVIIWDRAQDELEKAGYKISLTPNEIRCIATMTHRNQRFAKPLVGYEENTTPVAKAQVRLSKILGMCGVLVNIPVLKTYKFKDNTGLAGSIMNMYQAVEIPEADMPVFYNNECNPGAADIYSLPAIKNRVKLTVCDAIYPLYNGGPGDDSRYHWRYNGIIAGLDPVAVDAVGQEITQQKRNSVMPKETPLKSEYLNTCANATYKLGVSDLTQIDKIEKEI; encoded by the coding sequence ATGAGTAACAAATCTAAAATCAGTCGCAGGGATTTCATCAGAACCATCGGCATCGGTATCGGCGGGATATACCTGGCGCCCAAGCTGTTTATGCCCAAGGCATTCGCGGCCGGCAAGACCAAGGTGGTCATCATCCGCAATCCCAAGATGTTTGATGAAGATAATAAAGTCAACGAACAGGAAGTGAAACGGGCCGTCTATGAGGCGCTCAAGGTGCTGTCCGGCTCGGGCTCGGCCGAGGAACTGATTGATTCGGTCGTCCCCGACAAGACCAACACAATCGGGCTCAAGGTCAACGCCTATTTCGGCGAGGCTAATAACTCCACCAGGCCGGCCGTGGCCAACGCGCTGGCTGAACTGCTGGTTAAACGGAGCGTCAAGCCGGGCAATGTCATCATTTGGGACCGGGCCCAGGACGAACTGGAAAAGGCCGGGTATAAAATCAGCCTGACGCCTAACGAAATCAGGTGCATAGCCACGATGACCCACCGCAACCAAAGGTTCGCCAAACCGCTGGTCGGCTATGAGGAAAATACCACGCCGGTAGCCAAAGCGCAGGTGCGCCTGTCCAAAATCCTCGGGATGTGCGGCGTTCTGGTAAATATACCCGTGCTCAAGACATATAAATTCAAGGATAACACCGGCCTGGCCGGTTCGATAATGAATATGTACCAGGCCGTCGAAATCCCGGAAGCGGATATGCCGGTTTTCTATAACAACGAATGCAACCCCGGCGCAGCCGATATTTACAGCCTGCCGGCCATCAAGAACCGGGTTAAGCTGACCGTCTGCGACGCCATCTATCCGCTCTATAACGGCGGCCCGGGCGATGACAGCCGCTATCACTGGCGTTATAACGGCATCATTGCCGGACTTGACCCGGTAGCCGTTGACGCGGTCGGGCAGGAAATCACCCAGCAGAAACGCAACAGCGTAATGCCCAAGGAAACGCCATTGAAATCGGAATACCTCAATACCTGCGCCAATGCGACCTACAAACTTGGCGTAAGCGATTTAACTCAAATAGATAAAATAGAAAAAGAAATATAG